In one Acanthochromis polyacanthus isolate Apoly-LR-REF ecotype Palm Island chromosome 20, KAUST_Apoly_ChrSc, whole genome shotgun sequence genomic region, the following are encoded:
- the LOC110946200 gene encoding clusterin-like protein 1 isoform X2, whose amino-acid sequence MKRLLVEILCIAVVGLCAADSPPLREETLKKLSAAGEQYVDEEIKQTLLGVKQMKEMMEKKEEKHRHLMDALRHSSDKKKGVMQLAKETKQKLDEAEQKCRDLTKSSFGKCRPCVEESCKAFYTSTCRRGFASFSFKVEEFFRKMATQLEASEHVYNQNQENPDRTSSAEITEDKSNLDLLQAETSFSQLLSNISLLYDHSVTVIQKMQQVFGRSFQASFTSELQPGLLSAVQGEPSAGFLRTVGLDHIFDSVFDFGKNVAEKFSSSIADVFEEIHEAEEYLQQDTGSLSAWGESPGGYLCRQLRRQASECWQLQNLCETCKDYLLKECPSVQPLHSEMEEMNMLLNASRQQYDDRLQLVQRHTADTQKWLSSMEDKFGWISQLSSSTVEPKSIFSVISVNPQQRMRNNKPKAESTVVVSILDSTPITVLVPADLEVDDPAFIQFVAQEALTLHKRQIKGME is encoded by the exons ATGAAGAGGCTTCTAGTTGAAATTCTCTGCATCGCTGTAGTTGGGCTCTGTGCTGCTGATTCTCCCCCGCTGAGGGAGGAAACGCTGAAAA AGCTGTCTGCAGCTGGAGAGCAGTATGTTGATGAGGAGATAAAGCAAACTTTACTGGGAGTGAAGCAGATGAAGGAAATGatggagaagaaagaagagaagcacAGACACCTGATGGACGCCCTGAGACACAGCAGTGACAAGAAGAAG GGGGTGATGCAGCTGGCCAAGGAAACAAAGCAGAAACTCGACGAAGCTGAGCAGAAATGTCGAGATTTAACCAAATCCTCCTTTGGGAAATGTCGACCTTGTGTGGAAGAGTCCTGTAAGGCCTTCTACACGTCTACATGTCGCCGTGGCTTTGCTTCGTTTTCATTTAAG GTGGAGGAGTTCTTTAGGAAAATGGCCACCCAGTTGGAAGCTTCAGAGCATGTTTACAATCAAAACCAGGAGAATCCAGACAGGACCTCCTCAGCTGAGATCACAGAGGATAAATCAAATCTGGATCTGCTGCAGGCCGAAACATCGTTCAGCCAGCTGCTGTCAAACATCAGCCTCCTGTACGACCACAGCGTCACCGTGATCCAGAAGATGCAGCAGGTGTTCGGCCGTTCCTTTCAAGCCTCCTTCACCTCAGAGCTCCAGCCCGGCCTGCTGTCAGCCGTGCAGGGGGAACCCAGCGCCGGCTTCCTCAGGACCGTGGGTTTGGATCACATCTTTGACTCCGTGTTTGACTTTGGAAAGAACGTGGCGGAGAAATTCAGCTCCTCGATAGCTGATGTGTTTGAGGAGATACATGAAGCTGAGGAGTATCTGCAGCAAG ATACAGGTTCGCTTTCTGCTTGGGGAGAATCTCCAGGTGGATATCTGTGCAGACAACTAAGGAGACAAGCATCAGAGTGCTGGCAGCTCCAAAACCTGTGTGAAACATGCAAGGACTATCTGCTGAAAG AGTGTCCCAGTGTGCAGCCGTTGCACTCTGAGATGGAGGAGATGAACATGTTGCTGAACGCCTCCCGTCAGCAGTACGACGACAGACTGCAGCTGGTCCAGAGACACACAGCCGACACTCAGAAGTGGCTCAGCAGCATGGAGGACAAGTTCGGCTGGATCAGCCAGCTGTCCAGCAGCACAGTGGAGCCAAAAAGCATCTTCAGCGTGATCTCG GTGAATCCACAGCAGCGGATGAGGAATAACAAACCTAAAGCAGAGAGCACTGTGGTCGTCTCCATACTGGACTCGACCCCAATAACCGTACTGGTCCCAGCAGATCTGGAGGTGGATGATCCAGCTTTCATCCAGTTTGTCGCTCAGGAGGCTCTGACCCTCCATAAACGGCAGATTAAAG GAATGGAATAA
- the LOC110946200 gene encoding clusterin-like protein 1 isoform X1 — protein MKRLLVEILCIAVVGLCAADSPPLREETLKKLSAAGEQYVDEEIKQTLLGVKQMKEMMEKKEEKHRHLMDALRHSSDKKKGVMQLAKETKQKLDEAEQKCRDLTKSSFGKCRPCVEESCKAFYTSTCRRGFASFSFKVEEFFRKMATQLEASEHVYNQNQENPDRTSSAEITEDKSNLDLLQAETSFSQLLSNISLLYDHSVTVIQKMQQVFGRSFQASFTSELQPGLLSAVQGEPSAGFLRTVGLDHIFDSVFDFGKNVAEKFSSSIADVFEEIHEAEEYLQQDTGSLSAWGESPGGYLCRQLRRQASECWQLQNLCETCKDYLLKECPSVQPLHSEMEEMNMLLNASRQQYDDRLQLVQRHTADTQKWLSSMEDKFGWISQLSSSTVEPKSIFSVISVNPQQRMRNNKPKAESTVVVSILDSTPITVLVPADLEVDDPAFIQFVAQEALTLHKRQIKGNDPTSETL, from the exons ATGAAGAGGCTTCTAGTTGAAATTCTCTGCATCGCTGTAGTTGGGCTCTGTGCTGCTGATTCTCCCCCGCTGAGGGAGGAAACGCTGAAAA AGCTGTCTGCAGCTGGAGAGCAGTATGTTGATGAGGAGATAAAGCAAACTTTACTGGGAGTGAAGCAGATGAAGGAAATGatggagaagaaagaagagaagcacAGACACCTGATGGACGCCCTGAGACACAGCAGTGACAAGAAGAAG GGGGTGATGCAGCTGGCCAAGGAAACAAAGCAGAAACTCGACGAAGCTGAGCAGAAATGTCGAGATTTAACCAAATCCTCCTTTGGGAAATGTCGACCTTGTGTGGAAGAGTCCTGTAAGGCCTTCTACACGTCTACATGTCGCCGTGGCTTTGCTTCGTTTTCATTTAAG GTGGAGGAGTTCTTTAGGAAAATGGCCACCCAGTTGGAAGCTTCAGAGCATGTTTACAATCAAAACCAGGAGAATCCAGACAGGACCTCCTCAGCTGAGATCACAGAGGATAAATCAAATCTGGATCTGCTGCAGGCCGAAACATCGTTCAGCCAGCTGCTGTCAAACATCAGCCTCCTGTACGACCACAGCGTCACCGTGATCCAGAAGATGCAGCAGGTGTTCGGCCGTTCCTTTCAAGCCTCCTTCACCTCAGAGCTCCAGCCCGGCCTGCTGTCAGCCGTGCAGGGGGAACCCAGCGCCGGCTTCCTCAGGACCGTGGGTTTGGATCACATCTTTGACTCCGTGTTTGACTTTGGAAAGAACGTGGCGGAGAAATTCAGCTCCTCGATAGCTGATGTGTTTGAGGAGATACATGAAGCTGAGGAGTATCTGCAGCAAG ATACAGGTTCGCTTTCTGCTTGGGGAGAATCTCCAGGTGGATATCTGTGCAGACAACTAAGGAGACAAGCATCAGAGTGCTGGCAGCTCCAAAACCTGTGTGAAACATGCAAGGACTATCTGCTGAAAG AGTGTCCCAGTGTGCAGCCGTTGCACTCTGAGATGGAGGAGATGAACATGTTGCTGAACGCCTCCCGTCAGCAGTACGACGACAGACTGCAGCTGGTCCAGAGACACACAGCCGACACTCAGAAGTGGCTCAGCAGCATGGAGGACAAGTTCGGCTGGATCAGCCAGCTGTCCAGCAGCACAGTGGAGCCAAAAAGCATCTTCAGCGTGATCTCG GTGAATCCACAGCAGCGGATGAGGAATAACAAACCTAAAGCAGAGAGCACTGTGGTCGTCTCCATACTGGACTCGACCCCAATAACCGTACTGGTCCCAGCAGATCTGGAGGTGGATGATCCAGCTTTCATCCAGTTTGTCGCTCAGGAGGCTCTGACCCTCCATAAACGGCAGATTAAAGGTAACGATCCCACCAGTGAGACGCTTTAG